A single region of the Sorghum bicolor cultivar BTx623 chromosome 9, Sorghum_bicolor_NCBIv3, whole genome shotgun sequence genome encodes:
- the LOC110430129 gene encoding aspartic proteinase oryzasin-1 isoform X1, with translation MSGGKKYEAHALLTSHTTPHQMRPASALLHIQKLIGICLGTCTNSHPGHGTPLSSSNGRSHSTTKSDGQPPLYTLPTTPPLRSAAHVSCSSTFPSSCSCPRFLIATMGTRGIALVLLAAALLQALLPASAAAEGLVRVALKKQPIDQNGRVAARLSAEERQRLLLRGANALGSGSDDCDVIALKNYMNAQYFGEIGVGTPEQKFTVIFDTGSSNLWVPSSKCYFSIACYFHSRYKSGQSSTYKKNGKPAAIQYGTGSIAGFFSEDSVTLGDLVVKDQEFIEATKEPGLTFMVAKFDGILGLGFQEISVGNATPVWYNMVKQGLISDPVFSFWFNRHADDGEGGEIVFGGMDSSHYKGDHTYVPVTQKGYWQFNMGDVLVDGVSTGFCAGGCAAIADSGTSLLAGPTAIITEINEKIGAAGVVSQECKTVVSQYGQQILDLLLAETQPAKVCSQVGLCTFDGTHGVSAGIRSVVDDEAGKSNGGLKSDPMCSACEMAVVWMQNQLAQNKTQELILNYINQLCERLPSPMGESAVDCASLGSMPDIAFTIGGKKFKLKPEQYILKVGEGQAAQCISGFTAMDIPPPRGPLWILGDVFMGVYHTVFDYGKLRVGFAESA, from the exons ATGTCAGGGGGAAAAAAGTACGAGGCTCacgcactcctcacaagtcacaccacaccacaccagaTGCGACCTGCTTCTGCTTTGCTACATATTCAAAAACTGATCGGCATTTGCCTGGGTACCTGTACCAATTCCCACCCCGGGCACGGGACGCCCCTATCCTCATCCAACGGCCGATCGCATTCGACCACCAAATCCGACGGCCAGCCTCCTCTATATACCCTCCCCACCACGCCTCCGCTTCGTAGTGCTGCGCACGTCAGTTGCTCCTCCACCTTCCCTTCCTCCTGCTCCTGCCCTCGGTTTCTG ATCGCGACCATGGGAACCCGCGGCATCGCCCTGGTGCTCCTGGCAGCGGCGCTGCTCCAGGCCCTGCTCcccgcgtcggcggcggcggagggcctGGTGCGGGTCGCGCTGAAGAAGCAGCCCATCGACCAGAACGGCCGCGTCGCCGCGCGCCTCTCCGCCGAGGAGAggcagcgcctcctcctccgcggcgccAACGCCCTGGGCTCGGGCAGCGACGACTGCGACGTCATCGCGCTTAAGAACTACATGAACGCGCAGTACTTTGGGGAGATCGGCGTCGGCACGCCGGAGCAGAAGTTCACCGTCATCTTCGACACCGGCAGCTCCAACCTCTGGGTGCCGTCCTCCAAGTGCTACTTCTCG ATCGCTTGCTACTTCCACTCGCGCTACAAGTCAGGGCAGTCAAGcacttacaagaagaacg GAAAACCTGCTGCCATTCAATATGGAACTGGTTCAATTGCTGGTTTTTTCAGTGAGGATAGTGTTACATTAGGTGATCTGGTTGTGAAGGATCAG GAATTTATTGAAGCTACAAAGGAGCCAGGCCTTACCTTCATGGTTGCAAAATTTGATGGCATTCTTGGGCTAGGCTTTCAGGAAATATCTGTTGGGAATGCGACACCAGTATG GTATAACATGGTAAAACAAGGTCTCATCAGCGACCCTGTTTTCTCCTTCTGGTTTAACCGACATGCTGATGACGGAGAAGGTGGTGAAATTGTGTTTGGTGGAATGGATTCTAGCCACTACAAGGGTGATCACACGTATGTCCCAGTCACTCAGAAGGGATACTGGCAG TTTAACATGGGTGATGTCCTGGTTGATGGAGTGTCCACTG GGTTTTGTGCTGGCGGTTGTGCAGCAATTGCAGATTCTGGAACTTCCTTGCTTGCTGGGCCCACA GCCATAATTACTGAAATCAATGAAAAGATTGGTGCTGCTGGTGTAGTCAGCCAGGAGTGCAAGACTGTTGTTTCTCAATATGGACAACAGATCCTAGATCTTTTACTAGCTGAG ACACAACCAGCGAAGGTCTGTTCTCAGGTTGGTCTGTGCACTTTTGATGGCACTCATGGTGTTAG CGCTGGAATTCGGAGCGTAGTGGATGATGAAGCTGGGAAATCAAATGGTGGTCTCAAGAGTGACCCAATGTGCAGTGCCTGTGAGATGGCTGTGGTATGGATGCAGAACCAACTTGCCCAGAACAAGACACAGGAGCTCATCCTGAACTACATTAATCAG CTTTGTGAGCGTCTTCCTAGTCCCATGGGAGAATCAGCCGTGGACTGTGCCAGTCTTGGGTCCATGCCTGACATTGCGTTCACCATCGGAGGCAAGAAGTTCAAGCTGAAACCAGAGCAG TACATTCTGAAGGTTGGTGAAGGACAAGCTGCCCAGTGCATCAGTGGATTCACAGCCATGGATATCCCACCGCCTCGTGGCCCCCTCTG GATCTTGGGTGATGTTTTCATGGGAGTCTACCACACCGTCTTCGACTACGGCAAGCTGAGGGTTGGCTTCGCAGAGTCGGCCTAA
- the LOC110430129 gene encoding aspartic proteinase oryzasin-1 isoform X2 — protein MGTRGIALVLLAAALLQALLPASAAAEGLVRVALKKQPIDQNGRVAARLSAEERQRLLLRGANALGSGSDDCDVIALKNYMNAQYFGEIGVGTPEQKFTVIFDTGSSNLWVPSSKCYFSIACYFHSRYKSGQSSTYKKNGKPAAIQYGTGSIAGFFSEDSVTLGDLVVKDQEFIEATKEPGLTFMVAKFDGILGLGFQEISVGNATPVWYNMVKQGLISDPVFSFWFNRHADDGEGGEIVFGGMDSSHYKGDHTYVPVTQKGYWQFNMGDVLVDGVSTGFCAGGCAAIADSGTSLLAGPTAIITEINEKIGAAGVVSQECKTVVSQYGQQILDLLLAETQPAKVCSQVGLCTFDGTHGVSAGIRSVVDDEAGKSNGGLKSDPMCSACEMAVVWMQNQLAQNKTQELILNYINQLCERLPSPMGESAVDCASLGSMPDIAFTIGGKKFKLKPEQYILKVGEGQAAQCISGFTAMDIPPPRGPLWILGDVFMGVYHTVFDYGKLRVGFAESA, from the exons ATGGGAACCCGCGGCATCGCCCTGGTGCTCCTGGCAGCGGCGCTGCTCCAGGCCCTGCTCcccgcgtcggcggcggcggagggcctGGTGCGGGTCGCGCTGAAGAAGCAGCCCATCGACCAGAACGGCCGCGTCGCCGCGCGCCTCTCCGCCGAGGAGAggcagcgcctcctcctccgcggcgccAACGCCCTGGGCTCGGGCAGCGACGACTGCGACGTCATCGCGCTTAAGAACTACATGAACGCGCAGTACTTTGGGGAGATCGGCGTCGGCACGCCGGAGCAGAAGTTCACCGTCATCTTCGACACCGGCAGCTCCAACCTCTGGGTGCCGTCCTCCAAGTGCTACTTCTCG ATCGCTTGCTACTTCCACTCGCGCTACAAGTCAGGGCAGTCAAGcacttacaagaagaacg GAAAACCTGCTGCCATTCAATATGGAACTGGTTCAATTGCTGGTTTTTTCAGTGAGGATAGTGTTACATTAGGTGATCTGGTTGTGAAGGATCAG GAATTTATTGAAGCTACAAAGGAGCCAGGCCTTACCTTCATGGTTGCAAAATTTGATGGCATTCTTGGGCTAGGCTTTCAGGAAATATCTGTTGGGAATGCGACACCAGTATG GTATAACATGGTAAAACAAGGTCTCATCAGCGACCCTGTTTTCTCCTTCTGGTTTAACCGACATGCTGATGACGGAGAAGGTGGTGAAATTGTGTTTGGTGGAATGGATTCTAGCCACTACAAGGGTGATCACACGTATGTCCCAGTCACTCAGAAGGGATACTGGCAG TTTAACATGGGTGATGTCCTGGTTGATGGAGTGTCCACTG GGTTTTGTGCTGGCGGTTGTGCAGCAATTGCAGATTCTGGAACTTCCTTGCTTGCTGGGCCCACA GCCATAATTACTGAAATCAATGAAAAGATTGGTGCTGCTGGTGTAGTCAGCCAGGAGTGCAAGACTGTTGTTTCTCAATATGGACAACAGATCCTAGATCTTTTACTAGCTGAG ACACAACCAGCGAAGGTCTGTTCTCAGGTTGGTCTGTGCACTTTTGATGGCACTCATGGTGTTAG CGCTGGAATTCGGAGCGTAGTGGATGATGAAGCTGGGAAATCAAATGGTGGTCTCAAGAGTGACCCAATGTGCAGTGCCTGTGAGATGGCTGTGGTATGGATGCAGAACCAACTTGCCCAGAACAAGACACAGGAGCTCATCCTGAACTACATTAATCAG CTTTGTGAGCGTCTTCCTAGTCCCATGGGAGAATCAGCCGTGGACTGTGCCAGTCTTGGGTCCATGCCTGACATTGCGTTCACCATCGGAGGCAAGAAGTTCAAGCTGAAACCAGAGCAG TACATTCTGAAGGTTGGTGAAGGACAAGCTGCCCAGTGCATCAGTGGATTCACAGCCATGGATATCCCACCGCCTCGTGGCCCCCTCTG GATCTTGGGTGATGTTTTCATGGGAGTCTACCACACCGTCTTCGACTACGGCAAGCTGAGGGTTGGCTTCGCAGAGTCGGCCTAA